A genome region from Arachis duranensis cultivar V14167 chromosome 6, aradu.V14167.gnm2.J7QH, whole genome shotgun sequence includes the following:
- the LOC107494425 gene encoding transcription factor MYB3-like, with the protein MSKSTATTTPCCSKVGIKKGPWSAEEDEILSKFVQKEGEGRWRTLPKRAGLQRCGKSCRLRWMNYLRPSVKRGQIAPDEEDLILRLHRLLGNRWALIAGRLPGRTDNEIKNYWNTHLSKKLIKRGIDPRTHKPLITTNYSTTPVTTSNGGVFHHHHQHSNVITSSIIMPLQHQPTMTVNPASEIGNVNNSKFDYAPIISAGGNIMEENNNNNNNVVVDYHHHGGNNGNNNNDVEEEDTLLVFLNSLFDGGNNEVMNNNNNNNNNNDNSGTDELAVFQHHHDDEGDVTMFPPPLSTSFRLEDWEAEFSNALLNQQDGSSSSSPPNK; encoded by the exons ATGAGCAAGAGTACTGCTACTACCACACCGTGCTGCAGCAAAGTTGGGATCAAGAAAGGACCATGGAGCGCCGAGGAAGACGAGATCCTCTCCAAATTTGTCCAGAAGGAAGGGGAGGGGCGGTGGCGTACGCTCCCCAAGAGGGCCGGGCTGCAGCGCTGCGGCAAGAGCTGCCGCCTCCGCTGGATGAACTACCTCCGTCCCTCCGTCAAGCGAGGCCAGATCGCTCCTGACGAGGAGGATCTCATCCTCCGCCTTCACCGTCTCTTGGGCAACAG GTGGGCTTTGATAGCTGGCAGATTACCTGGCAGGACTGATAACGAGATCAAGAATTACTGGAATACCCATCTAAGCAAGAAGCTCATAAAGCGAGGCATAGATCCAAGAACCCATAAGCCATTAATCACCACCAATTATTCTACTACTCCTGTTACTACTTCAAATGGAGGtgtttttcatcatcatcatcaacattcAAATGTAATAACCTCTTCAATCATAATGCCGCTGCAGCACCAACCTACGATGACTGTGAATCCTGCGTCAGAAATTGGTAATGTCAACAACAGCAAATTTGATTATGCTCCAATAATTAGTGCTGGTGGGAACATTATGgaagagaataataataataataataatgttgttGTTGATTATCATCATCATGGCGGAAATAAtgggaataataataatgatgttgaggaggaagaTACATTGTTGGTTTTTCTGAATTCTTTATTTGATGGTGGTAACAATGAAGTGatgaataataacaataacaataataataataatgataatagtgGAACAGACGAACTAGCGGTGTTTCAGCATCATCATGATGATGAGGGTGATGTTACAATGTTCCCTCCACCGCTTTCAACATCTTTTCGTCTTGAAGATTGGGAAGCAGAATTTAGCAATGCACTTTTAAATCAACAAGAtggttcatcatcatcatcacctcCTAATAAGTAA